The nucleotide window GCCCGCGGGGCTGCGCCGGGTGGCCGGGTCGGCGATGGTCGACGCCATGATCGTGATGGACATCGAGACGGCCGAGCCGAGGATCCCGCTACTACGCTCGCTGCCCTGTCCGGCCGTGCTCATCGGTGTCCCGGAGGATCCGGTCGATCTCAGCTGCGTCGACCTCGATTTCCGGGCCGCCGGGGCGCTGTGCGTGACGCATCTGGCCGAGCTCGGTCACCGCGACATCGGGATGATCGGCCCGGCCGCCGAGGTCTACGAACGAGGGTCGAGTTACGCCGACCGCTTCCTGCGCGGTCTCACCTCCGCCGCGGACCACCATCGCGTGCACCTGACCACGCAGCCGTGCGAGCCGGACCGGCAGGCGGTCCTCCGGTGCGTCGACACCCTCCTCCGGCGGCCGGACCTCAGCGCGCTGGTCGTGCACAACGAGTCCGCCCTCGCCCCGTTGCTGTCCCATCTGGGTCAGCTCGGGATCCGGGTGCCCGAAGACCTGTCCGTCGTCGCACTCTGCCCGGACGACATGGCCGAGGATCAGACAGTCGGCCTCACCTCGGTCGCCATACCGGCGGCGGAGGTGAGCCGGATCGCGGTCGAGCTGGCCATGCGCCAACTCGCCGGGGAGACCGCGCGAGAGACCAGGCTCCTGGCGCCTCGGCTCACCGTGCGGGCCAGCACCATGCACCCGCGGAAGCAGGGGATCTCCCGACGCCGTAGGCTTTTAAGCGATCGCAGCGGCGAAGCCGGAACGGCTGGCTAGGGCGAGGTTCTCTCGGCCGCCGCCGCACCTTGCGACAACACGACAGAGGGGTCAGACGGTGGAATACCGCACACTCGGACGGTCCGGCTGCGTCGTATCGACCCAGGCGCTCGGCACGATGACCTTCGGCAACGAGACTGATGAGCCCGGCGCCCACAAGCAGCTCGACCGCTTCCTCGAGGCGGGCGGCACGCTCGTCGACACAGCCGACGTCTACAGCACCGGCGTCTCCGAGCAGATCATCGGACGGTGGTTCGCCGCCCGACCGGCGGAGGTCCGCGACCAGGTCGTGCTGGCCACCAAGGGGCGGTTTCCGATGGGGCCCGGCGCCAACGACGTCGGTCTGTCCCGGATCCACCTCAGCCGCGCCCTCGACGCCTCGCTGGGTCGCCTGGGGGTCGACACGATCGATCTCTACCAGGTACATGCCTACGACCCGCTGACCCCGCTCGAGGAGACGTTGCGCTTCCTCGACGACTCGGTCCGCGCCGGCAAGATCCGCTACGCCGGCCTGTCCAACTTCACCGGCTGGCAGCTGCAGAAGACGGTCGACATCGCCGACTTCCGGGGCCTCACCCGGCCGGTCACCCTGCAGCCGCAATACAGCCTGCTGACCCGCGAGATCGAATGGGAGATCGTGCCGGCCTGCTTGTCCGAAGGCCTCGGACTGCTCCCCTGGTCACCGCTCGGCGGCGGGTGGCTGACCGGCAAGTACCGGCGTGACCAGCGGCCGACCGGCGCGACCCGGCTCGGCGAAAACCCCGAGCGCGGTGTCGAGGCGTACGACCGGCGGGGCAAGTCGGAGCGCACCTGGGCGGTCATCGACGCGGTCCAGGGCATCGCCGAGAAGCGGAGCGTGTCCATGGCGCAGGTCGCCCTCGCCTGGCTCGCGGACCGCCCGGCGGTGACCTCGGTGATCCTCGGTGCCCGGACCACGGAGCAGCTCGAGGACAACCTCGGTGCCGCAGACCTGCATCTGAGCCCGGAGGAGACCGCGCAGCTCGATGCCGCGAGCGACCCCGAGCCGGCCGACTATCCCTACGGCGGACCCGGGGTCGACCAGCGCGCCCGCAAGATCTCCGGCGGCCGCTGACCGGTTCGGCCGAGCACGTCGACGTCGGCGTAGCTCGCGCTGTCTGGGCGTCCGGCGACCTGGTCGTCGACGTGCGCAGCGCCGACGAGTACGCCCGTGGGCACCTGCCCGGCGCGATCCACGTTCCGGTCGACCAGATTCCCTGGCGCGGCGCCGAACTGCCGGCCGGTCAGGTGCTCACCGTCTGCTCGACCGGTAACCGCGCCTGGCGCGCGGCTCAGGCACTGGCCTCGACCGGGCGCACCGCCTTGTGCCTGACCGGCGGCACCACCGCGTGGACCGCCGCGGGACTGCCGCTCGTCACCGGCCAGGATGCGGGATCGCGAACCGCACCCGGGCGGCTCCGTCGATGGCGCACCGCGCTACGTCGGCGCCGGTCGGGCTGACCGTCAACACCCGTGGGTGCCGGTCTCGTACTGCAGGTTGAGGTCGCCCTTGACCAACTTCACCGGTGCACCGGTGACCGACCGCCACTCGACGGCGAACGAGTGGTGATCGTTGTTCTCGAACGGTCCGGTGTTCTGGACGAAGGTGAAGGAGACCGAATCCTGAGCCCCGGCCGGGACGAACCGCACGGCGCCGGGCTGCATCAATCCACCGCCGTCCTGACGTACCTGCAGGCCGACCGGTCCACCGTCGAGCTGCACACTGACGGTCGCCGTCACCTGATGCTGGCTACAGATGGTCGGCCCGGACAGGCCGGGAACCGTGGCGAACGTCGTACTGCTCGTGGTGACCGCCGTGGTGGTCCACCGCGACGACTGCTGATCCAGCGCAGAGCTGAATCCCCCGGTGGCGGCGAAGGCGACCGCCGGAATGGCGACCGCGACGAGAATGACACCGATGACTGCGAGCCACTTCTTCATGGCGCCCCCCTTGGCGTCATGTCATTCTCGCACTCGCGACGTCCGCGCGGAAGAGGCTCTTTCCCTTGTGGTGCAGGCGATTCTTGTTGCCGGCTACGAACTAATCAACCAGTCGCGCCGGAAAGCCGCCGGTCGCGATCGGGCTCCAGCGGTCCGGGGTGATGCGCACGAGTGACTTGCCCTGCGCGCGCATCGCGTCCCGGTAGTCGTCCCAGTCCGGGTGCTCGCCGGAGATCGCCCGGTAGTAGTCGACGAGCGGCTCGAGCGCGTCCGGGAGATCGAGCACCTCGGCTACGCCGTCGATCTGGACCCACGCGCCGCCGAAATCGTCGGAGAGCACGAGGACGGTGGCCCGTGGATCGCGCCGCGCGTTCCTGGCCTTGGCGCGCTCCGGATACGTCGAGATGACGATGCGGCCGGCGGCGTCCACGCCGCCGGTCACCGGTGATGCCTGCGGTCCGCCGTCGCGTCGCCGGGTGATCAGCAGCATGTGATGCCGCGGGCCGATGAAGTCGACGAGACCGGCCCTATCAACCGTCGTCGTGGTCGCGGCGGTGCGTGGCATGGCTGCGCCTCTTTCTCTGGCCGGTGATTTCGAGCAGATCGTACCCGCGTCCTCAGCGCGCTCCGGCTCGAGCGAGCAGGACGTCCACGGCCTGCCGGGGAAAGGCCGGCGGGCTCGGGGCGGCGGCGATGACGCCGGCGAAGCAGTCCAACGATCGACCGACCAGGTGTAGGACGTCGTCGGGTCGCGGAGCCGCGGGAACGTCGGGCAGGAGGTCGGCCAGGGCATCGTGGCGTCGCGGACCGGTGTGGTGGGCAGTCCGCTCGGCCAGATCCCGCACGACCATCGCAGCCTCCAGACAGCGCTGCAGCAGGCCGATCGCGAGATGGGTGCTGATCAGGCGTTCGCCCCTGGCCGCCTTGACCGTCGCGAGGGCGGCATCGAAGAGCAGGTCGTTGGCGATCTGGTCGAGGTCTGCGGTGTCGACCGTGCCGTCGGTGTCTGCAGTGGACGAGAAGTCCGCCAGCTCTGCGCGACGTTCGGCCGCGGCGACGGTGTCGGTCACGATGACGTCCACCCGCCGGCCGTCGATGAGGAGCAGCCGACTCGTGCCGCCTGGCGGTCGGGCCGACTGCGACAAAGCCGCGACGTCGCCGAGACCGGCGAGCCACGAAACGTCGGGCCAGAGAGTGTCCGCCGTGTCCGCCTTCGCCACGACGACGACATCAAGGTCCGACCAGGCGTCCAGGCGGTCGGATTCGTCCGCGGTCGAGCCGACCACGATGACGTCGTCGATCGGCAGGCCGGCCGCGATCACCCGCAGGTCGCAGACGGTGGCGTCCTGCCAGGGCACACTGGCGCGTCGGGCACCTTTACCGGTCATATTCATCGGGCATCTTGTGACATCCCTCTGTCCCTGTGTGAAAAGGAAGTCGAAACCGGACACCGGATTTGCACATGTCTCCCGATACGTGCACGGTGGGAAGACGCCCCGCAGGAGGCGTGCCACCGGCTGCTGCCGTCGGGCCATTCGGTCCAGGCCTCATGCCGGTGGAGAGGCCGACGGGTCGAACGACCCCACCTGCCCGGTGGTGACACTTCGCCGGAGCGTACGACGAGCGGCCTGACGGTCGCCGTCGTACAGCCTCGCCGGTCAGCACGGTGACATCCTGTCCGACCGGCTGAACCCCGACCACTGCATACAGGAGCCCAACATGACCACGCCATCACCCGAAAGCGCGTCGACGCTCGATGCTGCGCTGGCCGCGGCCGTCGCCGACAGCGACAAGACCGAGACGTTGCAGGCCGCCGTGCAGGCACTGGCCGGGCACGATCTCGTCCTCCCGCAGACCGCCGCGCCGGACAATGAGGCGCCGGCCGAGGGGCAGATCACCCTTCCGGTGATCGAGCAGGACCAGACCTCGTTCGTTCCCGCCTTCACCACCGCCGAGCGACTCACCGACAACCTGCCCGACGTGTCCGGCAGCATCGTGATCGGCGCGTTGGAGCTCGCCGCAGCCTGGCCGTCGGAGGACCTGTGGCTCGCGATCAACCCGGGCGACGCGGAGACGGCGCTGGCCCTTCCGGGAGCCGCCGTACGCGCGCTCGCCGCGGTGGGCGGTGGCCCGACCTCGGTCTGACCGCGATCAGCTGATATCGATCGCGTTCCCAGGTTGATCACGTGGCTCTGGAACATCTCAGAGCGGACGTCACGGAGCGGCTGATGGAGCGGTTCGACGGCGAACTGCCGCTCGAGACCATCTCCGACACCGTCCGGGACACCGCGCGCGACCTCGCCGACCAACCGGTCGAGGACCAGGCCGAGTTGGTCGAGCGGGTCGCCGCTCACCGGCTGGCCGAATCGCTCGACGAGCCCGACCCGGAGTAGCCGAGGCGCTCCGGGTCGGGCCCCGCCGATGGGCCCCGCCGATTTTGCCTCGCCGACGGGCCCGGCGACGGGTCCCGCTGATAGGCATAAGCGTGGCGAATGGAGCCGCGACACCGCCGTCGAATGTCCCCGGATACCGCCGTTGACCGGCGTATCTTTATTCGTACCTTGGCCGAACCCCCCGCGGCCAAGGATTGACCTCCGCGCCCGGCTTCCCCCAGCCGCCGGGCGCGGAGGCCTTTCTTCTCCCGCCTGAGTGCCGTTGGCCGGCGCGTCTTCGGGTGCCTCCTTTCGAAAAATCACGGATGTCCGAGTAGACGGCTCCGTGCTACCGTATGGACGAGTCAGCATCTTTCCGCGGGGGGAACCATGACTGACCCGAGTGGCGTAAACCTTCGGGTGATCGAGGAATTCCGGTCGACCGGCGGCAGCGTGCCCAGTCTGGTCTGGTTCCTGCCGGGCGAAAAGTCGCCTTCGGTCCTTCTCCTCACCACCACGCGGGTCTCGGACGGCGTACGCCGGACCACCCCGCTCACCTACATCCCCGACGACGATCATCTCGTCGTCTTCGTGGTGCCCGGCGAGCGTGCCCGGCCGGACTGGTACGACGACCTGATTACGCACCCGGACGCGATGGTCGAGGTCGGGAGCCGGACGGTCGACATCGTCGCGACGATCCCCACCGACGCGGAGACCGGTCGGCTCTATCGCCGCCGGGCCACGGCGTACCCGTGGTTCGAGGAGCAGGCACCGACCGACGGCGCCGCCATCGTCCTCACTCCGCACTATGTCGACCAGGAGGCAGCGAGCGCCAAGCGGCCGTGGTCGGCCACCGCACGCTCCCGACGCCCGCTTCCGGCCGACGCGCGCCAGCTGGGCCGGTGGAGCCGGGTCGCGGGCGGGCTGCCGATCTTGTCCGCCACCCTGGCCTGACGATGACCGACACCGACGTGCTCGTGGCGGGGGCGGGCCCGGTCGGGTTGACCGCGGCAGTCGAACTGCGCCGCCGGGGCGTCGACTGCCTGATCGTCGACCGCCTCGGGGAGCGTGCGCCGTACGCCAAGGCCGTCGGGGTCCAGCCCCGCACGTTGGAGATCTGGGACTCCATCGGCATGGCCGGTGACGCGCTCGACGCCGCGACGCCGATGCGCGGGCAGCTCCTCTACGTCAACGGCGAACAGGTCGCCGAGATCGTCCTCGAGCTCCCGCCCGAGGTGCCGTTCCGATTCGTCGCGCTGCCGCAGTATGAGACCGAGCGACTCCTGACCGAAAAACTCGAGCGCTACGGCACCTCGATCGAACGGTCGGTCGAGCTGACGTCGTTCACCCAGGATGCGGACGGGGTGACCGCGCAGCTGACCGGTCCCGATGGACCCCGCACCGTCCGGTGCGACTACCTGATCGGCTGCGACGGTGCCCACAGCGTGGTGCGCAAGGGTCTGGACCTCGACTTCGGTGGCGACGCGTTCCCCGAGGAATACATGCTCGGCGACGTCGAGGTCGACTGGTCCATGCCGCCCGGCTTCGGGATCAGGGCGATGCACCAGACCGACGGGCGCACCGACGACCTGTTGGTCTGCATCCCGCTGCCCGGGCACAACCGCTACCGGATGTCGATGCTGGTGCCGCCGGACCTCGCCGGCGCGGCACCGACGGGCGGTGAGGTGGCGCACGGCTTGGAGAGCGGCTCGCCGCCACAGCTGCGCCACATCCAGGCCGTCCTCGATCGGCTGGCGCCGCAGCCGACCGTCGCGTCGCGGCTGCGCTGGTCGTCGGTGTTCCGCATCAGCCACCGCATCGTGGATCGCTACGGCAGGGGCCGGGCCTTCGTCGCCGGGGACGCCGCGCACATCCATCCGCCGACCGGTGCGCAGGGCATGAACACCGGCATCCAGGACGCCCACAATCTCGCCTGGAAGCTCGCCCTGACGGTGCAGGGAACAGCCGCGCCGGGCCTGCTCGACAGCTACGACACCGAGCGGCGGCCGATCGGCGAGGAGGTGGTCGGCCGCACCGTGCGGCACGCCCGCGAAGGCATCGGCGACCCGGACGACCC belongs to Mycobacteriales bacterium and includes:
- a CDS encoding nitroreductase/quinone reductase family protein encodes the protein MTDPSGVNLRVIEEFRSTGGSVPSLVWFLPGEKSPSVLLLTTTRVSDGVRRTTPLTYIPDDDHLVVFVVPGERARPDWYDDLITHPDAMVEVGSRTVDIVATIPTDAETGRLYRRRATAYPWFEEQAPTDGAAIVLTPHYVDQEAASAKRPWSATARSRRPLPADARQLGRWSRVAGGLPILSATLA
- a CDS encoding SseB family protein, whose translation is MTTPSPESASTLDAALAAAVADSDKTETLQAAVQALAGHDLVLPQTAAPDNEAPAEGQITLPVIEQDQTSFVPAFTTAERLTDNLPDVSGSIVIGALELAAAWPSEDLWLAINPGDAETALALPGAAVRALAAVGGGPTSV
- a CDS encoding FAD-dependent monooxygenase gives rise to the protein MTDTDVLVAGAGPVGLTAAVELRRRGVDCLIVDRLGERAPYAKAVGVQPRTLEIWDSIGMAGDALDAATPMRGQLLYVNGEQVAEIVLELPPEVPFRFVALPQYETERLLTEKLERYGTSIERSVELTSFTQDADGVTAQLTGPDGPRTVRCDYLIGCDGAHSVVRKGLDLDFGGDAFPEEYMLGDVEVDWSMPPGFGIRAMHQTDGRTDDLLVCIPLPGHNRYRMSMLVPPDLAGAAPTGGEVAHGLESGSPPQLRHIQAVLDRLAPQPTVASRLRWSSVFRISHRIVDRYGRGRAFVAGDAAHIHPPTGAQGMNTGIQDAHNLAWKLALTVQGTAAPGLLDSYDTERRPIGEEVVGRTVRHAREGIGDPDDPSTLLLREAQLLVGYPDSPLVGEDTSGSSWPAGPQPGGRAPDSRGLRRSSVGFPIRLHDLLRSGEHTLLLYADRADQVPELVAVAAAAADRVPGRVRSYLVVGPGIDDTDRPTVTVHDDAGEFQDAYAAEGGCGYLIRPDGYVSYRARSISSSILLPHLGRTFA
- a CDS encoding aldo/keto reductase, with translation MEYRTLGRSGCVVSTQALGTMTFGNETDEPGAHKQLDRFLEAGGTLVDTADVYSTGVSEQIIGRWFAARPAEVRDQVVLATKGRFPMGPGANDVGLSRIHLSRALDASLGRLGVDTIDLYQVHAYDPLTPLEETLRFLDDSVRAGKIRYAGLSNFTGWQLQKTVDIADFRGLTRPVTLQPQYSLLTREIEWEIVPACLSEGLGLLPWSPLGGGWLTGKYRRDQRPTGATRLGENPERGVEAYDRRGKSERTWAVIDAVQGIAEKRSVSMAQVALAWLADRPAVTSVILGARTTEQLEDNLGAADLHLSPEETAQLDAASDPEPADYPYGGPGVDQRARKISGGR
- a CDS encoding rhodanese-like domain-containing protein; translated protein: MVVDVRSADEYARGHLPGAIHVPVDQIPWRGAELPAGQVLTVCSTGNRAWRAAQALASTGRTALCLTGGTTAWTAAGLPLVTGQDAGSRTAPGRLRRWRTALRRRRSG
- a CDS encoding LacI family DNA-binding transcriptional regulator, with protein sequence MATIADVARAAGVSTSTVSYVLSGKRPISADTRRRVERSIRRLGYHPNAGARALASSRTKVLALVVSLRAAVNVPVVMQFVATAVTSARVYDHDVLLVTKDEGPAGLRRVAGSAMVDAMIVMDIETAEPRIPLLRSLPCPAVLIGVPEDPVDLSCVDLDFRAAGALCVTHLAELGHRDIGMIGPAAEVYERGSSYADRFLRGLTSAADHHRVHLTTQPCEPDRQAVLRCVDTLLRRPDLSALVVHNESALAPLLSHLGQLGIRVPEDLSVVALCPDDMAEDQTVGLTSVAIPAAEVSRIAVELAMRQLAGETARETRLLAPRLTVRASTMHPRKQGISRRRRLLSDRSGEAGTAG
- a CDS encoding PPOX class F420-dependent oxidoreductase codes for the protein MPRTAATTTTVDRAGLVDFIGPRHHMLLITRRRDGGPQASPVTGGVDAAGRIVISTYPERAKARNARRDPRATVLVLSDDFGGAWVQIDGVAEVLDLPDALEPLVDYYRAISGEHPDWDDYRDAMRAQGKSLVRITPDRWSPIATGGFPARLVD